One genomic region from Yersinia canariae encodes:
- the urtB gene encoding urea ABC transporter permease subunit UrtB, whose protein sequence is MKSLIPSWSRAANYLLRVMMGLLLGVSTLATAGPVHDFAAANRSQQAILLQQWATAPDASRLPLLQALKQETLVIDSAGQVFVQNNQVFTPLEGQLQPTGAPKKVWLNNRLRILIANALAAQRLVSDDESVRLQAAQELQQQAQSEQLPLLTQRLKLETSSTVKEALSVALANLQLTDSNPQIRLHAVQLLGQSGSPQTQSRLQSLTDAKVEPDAGVRAAAANSLKQVQNRLMVGDIIGQVFSGLSLGSILLLAALGLAITYGLLGVINMAHGEMLMLGAYSAYLVQSLFQQFAPHWLAFYPVAALPVAFFITAGIGMTLERTVIRHLYGRPLETLLATWGISLMLIQGVRMIFGAQNLEVANPNWLSGGIQILPNLVLPWNRIAVIAFVVIVLLLTWLLLNKTRLGLQVRAVTQNRAMAACCGVATGKVDMLAFGLGSGIAGLGGVALSQLGNVGPELGQGYIIDSFLVVVLGGVGQLAGSVVAALGLGMLNKILEPQIGAVLGKILILVLIILFIQKRPQGLFALKGRVSD, encoded by the coding sequence ATGAAATCGTTAATTCCTAGTTGGAGTAGAGCGGCCAATTATTTGCTTAGAGTGATGATGGGCCTGTTATTGGGCGTATCAACATTGGCGACAGCAGGGCCAGTTCACGATTTTGCCGCGGCTAATCGTTCACAACAAGCCATTCTGTTGCAGCAATGGGCAACAGCACCAGATGCTAGCCGGTTACCATTATTGCAAGCGTTGAAACAAGAAACGTTGGTGATAGACAGTGCAGGGCAGGTTTTCGTCCAGAATAATCAGGTTTTCACCCCGCTAGAGGGGCAGTTACAGCCGACGGGCGCCCCGAAGAAAGTTTGGCTCAATAATCGCTTACGTATTCTGATTGCAAATGCATTGGCGGCTCAACGGTTAGTCAGTGACGATGAATCTGTGCGCTTACAAGCAGCGCAAGAATTACAACAGCAAGCACAAAGTGAACAATTACCGCTTCTTACTCAGCGCTTGAAATTAGAAACCAGCAGCACAGTCAAAGAGGCTTTGAGTGTTGCTCTGGCAAATTTACAGCTTACCGACAGTAATCCGCAGATACGTTTGCACGCGGTACAACTATTGGGGCAATCGGGTTCACCACAGACTCAATCACGGTTACAAAGTTTAACCGATGCCAAAGTGGAACCCGATGCTGGAGTCCGTGCTGCGGCGGCCAATAGTTTAAAACAGGTACAAAATCGATTGATGGTGGGGGATATCATCGGGCAAGTATTTAGTGGGCTGTCTCTGGGGTCTATCTTATTGTTGGCTGCGCTGGGATTAGCTATCACCTATGGGTTATTGGGTGTTATCAATATGGCCCATGGTGAAATGCTGATGCTAGGTGCCTACTCCGCTTATTTGGTGCAATCCTTATTTCAACAATTTGCCCCACACTGGCTGGCCTTCTATCCAGTGGCCGCATTGCCCGTGGCATTCTTTATCACTGCTGGAATTGGGATGACTTTAGAGCGAACAGTGATTCGGCATCTGTATGGGCGACCACTGGAAACACTATTGGCAACCTGGGGGATCAGTTTGATGCTTATCCAAGGGGTGCGGATGATTTTTGGTGCGCAGAATTTGGAAGTTGCCAATCCTAACTGGTTATCTGGCGGGATACAGATTTTACCCAATCTGGTTTTACCCTGGAATCGCATTGCTGTTATTGCCTTCGTCGTGATTGTTCTGCTGCTCACATGGTTGTTACTGAATAAAACTCGCCTCGGATTGCAGGTTCGTGCTGTGACACAAAACCGCGCGATGGCTGCTTGTTGTGGGGTGGCGACAGGAAAGGTCGACATGCTGGCTTTTGGGCTGGGTTCTGGTATCGCCGGGCTAGGAGGGGTTGCGCTATCACAACTGGGGAATGTCGGCCCGGAATTAGGGCAGGGCTACATCATCGACTCTTTCTTGGTGGTGGTACTCGGTGGTGTCGGCCAACTAGCGGGCAGTGTGGTTGCTGCTTTGGGGCTGGGTATGTTGAATAAAATTCTGGAACCGCAGATTGGCGCAGTGCTAGGCAAGATATTGATTTTAGTGCTGATCATTTTGTTTATTCAAAAAAGACCGCAAGGTTTGTTTGCCCTCAAGGGCAGGGTGAGTGACTAA
- the urtA gene encoding urea ABC transporter substrate-binding protein — protein MQHRNLIKVFALSASVIGMGMAFGALAADTIKVGILHSLSGTMAISETPLKDMALMSIDDINAHGGVLGKQLEPVIVDPASNWPLFAEKARQLLTQDKVAVVFGAWTSVSRKSVLPVFEELNGLLFYPVQYEGEEMSPNVFYTGAAPNQQAIPAVEYLLSEDGGGAKRFILLGTDYVYPRTTNKILRAFLHSKGIQDKDIEEVYTPFGYSDYQTIVSNIKKFSADGKTAVISTINGDSNVPFYKELANQGIKATDVPVIAFSVGEEELRGIDTKPLVGNLAAWNYFQSVDNPTNKKFVEQWKAYAKARKLPNADTAVTNDPMEATWVGMHMWAQAVEKAKSTDVDKVRAAMAGQTYPAPSGFTLTMDETNHHLHKPVMIGEIEADGQFNVVWQTDAPIRAQPWSPFIAGNDKKPDHPVKSTQ, from the coding sequence ATGCAGCATCGTAACTTAATTAAGGTTTTTGCACTTTCAGCTTCGGTTATTGGCATGGGGATGGCTTTTGGCGCATTGGCCGCTGATACCATTAAAGTGGGTATTTTGCACTCGTTGTCCGGCACGATGGCTATTTCTGAAACCCCCCTGAAAGATATGGCGTTAATGAGTATTGATGATATCAATGCTCACGGCGGTGTATTAGGTAAGCAACTTGAGCCGGTTATTGTGGATCCGGCATCTAACTGGCCGTTATTTGCCGAAAAAGCACGGCAATTATTAACACAAGATAAAGTCGCTGTTGTTTTTGGTGCCTGGACTTCGGTATCGCGCAAATCAGTTTTGCCGGTATTTGAAGAGCTCAATGGTTTATTGTTCTATCCAGTACAGTACGAAGGGGAGGAGATGTCACCGAACGTTTTCTATACCGGTGCAGCGCCAAATCAGCAAGCTATTCCTGCTGTGGAATATTTGCTGAGTGAAGATGGTGGTGGTGCGAAGCGTTTTATCCTACTGGGTACTGACTATGTTTACCCGCGCACGACTAACAAGATTTTACGCGCTTTCCTACACAGTAAAGGTATTCAAGATAAAGATATTGAGGAGGTTTATACCCCGTTCGGCTATAGCGATTATCAAACTATCGTGAGCAATATTAAGAAGTTTTCTGCTGATGGGAAAACGGCGGTAATTTCCACCATCAATGGTGACTCGAATGTTCCTTTCTACAAAGAGTTAGCCAATCAGGGCATTAAAGCGACGGATGTCCCCGTCATTGCTTTCTCAGTGGGGGAGGAAGAGCTTCGCGGAATTGATACCAAACCATTGGTAGGTAATCTCGCCGCATGGAACTATTTCCAGTCGGTGGATAACCCAACTAACAAGAAGTTTGTTGAACAATGGAAAGCTTATGCCAAAGCACGCAAGTTGCCGAATGCTGATACTGCCGTCACTAATGACCCAATGGAAGCAACTTGGGTTGGCATGCATATGTGGGCTCAGGCGGTAGAAAAGGCCAAATCAACAGATGTGGATAAAGTGCGGGCTGCAATGGCTGGGCAAACATATCCGGCACCGTCAGGCTTTACCTTAACCATGGATGAAACCAATCACCATTTACATAAGCCAGTGATGATTGGCGAAATTGAGGCTGATGGGCAGTTCAATGTGGTGTGGCAGACCGATGCTCCTATCCGCGCGCAGCCGTGGAGCCCCTTTATCGCCGGAAATGACAAAAAACCAGATCATCCCGTGAAAAGTACTCAGTAG